Genomic window (Victivallis lenta):
AGCCCGGACAGGCGGCCGCGGAGGCGACACCGCCCGCGATTCAGGCCTCCGCCGGGGATGTGGCGGCGACCGCCCGTGAAGCGGCTCAGAACGCCGTCAAAGCCGAGCGTGAACGCATCAGTGCGATTCAGGCGATCTGCGACGGTGAATTCCCGGAAATCGAGCGGGAGGCGATTGCCGGAGGCTGGACGCCGGAGGTGGTGACGAAGAAGGTGCTCGAAACGATCCGTGCCGAACGTCCCGCCGCCAATGTCAATATCAGCGTGAAGACCGCTCCGGAAGGCGGAGAGTTGCGCAAGACCATCGAAGCGGCAATGTGTCTCCGGGTCGGAGTGAGCGCCGACCAGCTGGAGAAATCCTATGGGGCCCAAACGGTGGAAGCGGGGATGGCCGAAATGGACATGCCGCTGAAGCAGCTCCTGATCGAATGTATGAAGCTCGACGGCATTCCGTACAGCCGCGGCTTCGACAATGAAACGATCCGTGCGGCGTTCTCGAGTGTTTCGCTTCCGGGGATCCTGAGCAACGTGGCGAACAAGAAGCTGCTGCAGAGCTACGAGGCACAGCCGATCATCGCCATGAAGCTGTGTTCCACGGGCGACCTCAACGACTTCAAGGAGAACGACCGTTTCCGCCTGACGGATGTGGGCGATCTGCTTCCGATTGCCGCCGACGGCGAGATCAAGGACGGCGGACTGATCGAAGAGAGCGCGAAAAATCAGCTCGACACTTACGGGAAAAAATTCTGCCTGACGCGCAAAATGATCATCAACGATGATCTGGGCGCATTCATGAAAGTGCCGACGGCGATGGGCAACCGGGCGGCGCGACTGATCGATCAGCTGTTTTTCAGCCGGCTTCTCTCGAATCCGGCGCAGGCGGACGGCAAGGCGCTGTTCAGTACGAATCACAAAAACCTGCTCTCCGGCGCAAGTTCGGCACTGAGTTCCGATTCGCTCAAAAAGGCGATCCAGCTTTTCCTGGATCAGGTGGATGCCGACGGTCAGCCGATCTCGGTGGAACCGAAATATCTGCTGGTTCCGACTGCGCTCAAGCATCTCGCGATCGAACTGACGCAGGGGGCGACCCTCATCATGAGCGGTACGGACAACGCGGTTCGTCCGGCGCTGAATGTGCTTTCCGATGAAAATCTTCAGGTGATCAGTTCGCCGTACCTCGGCAACAGCGCCTACGAGGGATCCAGCCAGACCGGGTGGTATCTCTTCGGCGACCCGAAAACGGTCGATACCTGGGAGATCGGCTTCCTGAAAGGGAAGCGCACGCCGACCGTTGAGCGCGGCGAGACGGACTTCAACACCCTCGGTCTCTGGTTCCGTGTGTATTTCGATCTTGGCGTTCGCGAGCAGGATCACCGCGGCATGGTCAAAGCCAACGGGGCCGCGTAAGCAGTTAAACTTCAACCTCAAATTCAAGGAGATTTTTTACTATGCTTGCACGCTATGTTCAGAAGGGTGACGCCATTGATTACCGTCCGGCGGAGGCGGTTGCCGCAGGAGATGTGGTCATCATCGCGGATCTGATCGGGATCGCCCGGCTCGATATCGAAGCCAATACCCTCGGCAGTCTTGCAGTGGTCGGAGTGTTCGATGTTGTGAAAGCGGACGGCGCGATTCCTTCCGGCTCGACGGTCTACTGGGACGCGGGAGCGAAGAAGGCGACCACGGTCAGCGGATCGAACCACTACCTCGGCAAGGCCATTGCGGCGGCGGAGGCGGCCGACGATACGGTTCGTGTGCTTCTCAACGCCCCGTACAGCCTTGCGACGACCTTTGCCGCGGGCGATCCGATCACGGATCTGACCGACAATTCGGGCGGAACTCCGTCCGACACGATTCCCGTTCTCTCCTGTGAAAGCGGGTGTGACTGCAAACACGCGATTGCCTCGCTG
Coding sequences:
- a CDS encoding Mu-like prophage major head subunit gpT family protein; the protein is MSEFTLIEASNGAKPKVVGVAYSGGKMNLPGWQHPVVVDLAGMEIPESVPLLTNHENKTDSRIGLISAAVRNNVLEITGEIVSDSKDAADIIAQGKAGADWQLSIGADVKECELVKGSREVNGQEVEGPFYHIKKSTLREVSVVAVGADAHTNMKVNAKFNLVNQEGEAMNNKSETKSVSAVSAPNDAVPPEKKPEPEQKPGNLANKPGNPANKPGEPEKKPDNAEKKPGQAAAEATPPAIQASAGDVAATAREAAQNAVKAERERISAIQAICDGEFPEIEREAIAGGWTPEVVTKKVLETIRAERPAANVNISVKTAPEGGELRKTIEAAMCLRVGVSADQLEKSYGAQTVEAGMAEMDMPLKQLLIECMKLDGIPYSRGFDNETIRAAFSSVSLPGILSNVANKKLLQSYEAQPIIAMKLCSTGDLNDFKENDRFRLTDVGDLLPIAADGEIKDGGLIEESAKNQLDTYGKKFCLTRKMIINDDLGAFMKVPTAMGNRAARLIDQLFFSRLLSNPAQADGKALFSTNHKNLLSGASSALSSDSLKKAIQLFLDQVDADGQPISVEPKYLLVPTALKHLAIELTQGATLIMSGTDNAVRPALNVLSDENLQVISSPYLGNSAYEGSSQTGWYLFGDPKTVDTWEIGFLKGKRTPTVERGETDFNTLGLWFRVYFDLGVREQDHRGMVKANGAA
- a CDS encoding DUF2190 family protein, with protein sequence MLARYVQKGDAIDYRPAEAVAAGDVVIIADLIGIARLDIEANTLGSLAVVGVFDVVKADGAIPSGSTVYWDAGAKKATTVSGSNHYLGKAIAAAEAADDTVRVLLNAPYSLATTFAAGDPITDLTDNSGGTPSDTIPVLSCESGCDCKHAIASLTKKTNTILAALRAVGIIASE